A window from Sebastes fasciatus isolate fSebFas1 chromosome 22, fSebFas1.pri, whole genome shotgun sequence encodes these proteins:
- the LOC141760852 gene encoding fatty-acid amide hydrolase 2-A-like isoform X1, which produces MALSHLEKAQVWLFKAVMGVLSMLFRLFSPRRPALPGKKLPLISNPLLLMSATQLAKKIRRKEVSSVEVVQAYIDRIQQVNPYLNAVIKDRFDAALQEATQADKLIEDDTGGEEELEDRLPLLGVPLSVKEAYAVKGMPNTTGVVSRRGFPAIVDAPPVALLKRAGAIPMGVTNTSELCMWYESHNHLYGITNNPYDLERMAGGSSGGEGSILAAAGSVIGMGSDIGGSIRMPCYFNGIFGHKTSPGVVSNENHHPPVTGRHKEFGCNGPMCRYAEDLLPMLKIMAGPNAHMLSLNEKVDIKKLRFFTIPHDGGSLLTYPVTKELLEIQRKVVKRLEADLGVEVQEVRFPELRYSYQIWDTYQALPDNEGKLPPALVELLGEPGRPMRPLWELLKWMVGKSEHTMPSIRLSLLEMTRASKPSAFIIQQKEKLQKKVDALLGTDGVFLYPSHPRVAPKHHHTLFRPFDFCYTGIFNILGLSATQCPLGLSEEGLPLGVQVVAGKLQDRLTLEVALYLEKTFGGWREPGAN; this is translated from the exons ATGGCACTGAGCCATCTGGAAAAGGCTCAGGTATGGCTCTTCAAGGCGGTCATGGGAGTCCTCTCCATGCTGTTTCGCCTCTTCTCCCCTCGGAGACCTGCTCTGCCCGGTAAGAAGCTCCCGCTCATCAGCAACCCTCTCCTGCTCATGTCAGCGACGCAGCTTGCCAAGAAGATTCGGAGAAAAGAG GTGTCAAGTGTGGAGGTGGTGCAGGCTTACATTGACAGGATCCAGCAAGTCAATCCTTATCTGAATGCTGTTATAAAAGACAG GTTTGATGCTGCTCTCCAGGAGGCGACCCAGGCCGACAAGCTGATTGAGGATGacactggaggagaggaggagctggaggatcGACTGCCTTTACTGGGAGTCCCACTCTCTGTCAAAGAGGCCTATGCCGTCAAGG GTATGCCCAACACTACAGGTGTGGTCTCCAGGCGAGGATTCCCGGCTATAGTCGACGCTCCTCCGGTGGCCCTGCTGAAGAGAGCGGGGGCCATCCCGATGGGCGTCACCAACACCAGTGAGCTGTGTATGTGGTACGAGTCCCACAACCACCTCTACGGCATCACCAACAACCCCTACGACCTGGAGAGGATGGCAGGAGGAAGTTCAG GTGGGGAGGGCAGTATACTGGCAGCAGCAGGCTCGGTCATCGGCATGGGCTCAGACATCGGCGGCAGCATCCGAATGCCCTGTTACTTCAACGGAATATTTGGCCACAAAACCTCTCCTG gtgtcGTGTCAAATGAGAACCATCACCCTCCTGTCACTGGCAGACATAAAGAGTTCGGCTGCAATGGTCCCATGTGCCGCTACGCTGAGGACCTGCTGCCCATGCTCAAGATCATGGCGGGACCCAACGCTCACAT GTTGTCCTTAAACGAGAAGGTTGACATAAAGAAGCTGCGGTTCTTCACCATCCCTCACGATGGCGGCTCTCTATTGACATACCCCGTCACCAAAGAGCTCTTGGAGATTCAGAGGAAG GTGGTGAAGCGTCTAGAGGCCGACCTCGGAGTGGAAGTCCAAGAAGTGCGTTTCCCTGAGCTCCGCTACAGCTACCAGATTTGGGACACCTACCAAGCTCTTCCTGACAACGAGGGCAAG CTTCCTCCGGCGTTGGTTGAGCTGCTGGGGGAACCAGGACGACCCATGCGGCCTCTGTGGGAGCTGCTGAAATGGATGGTGGGAAAATCAGAGCATACCATGCCTTCTATCC GTCTGTCCCTGTTGGAGATGACCCGTGCGTCCAAACCCTCGGCCTTCATCATCCAGCAGAAGGAGAAGCTGCAGAAGAAAGTGGACGCGCTGTTGGGCACCGACGGTGTTTTTCTTTACCCCTCGCACCCCAGAGTGGCTCCCAAACACCACCACACGCTCTTCAGACCCTTTGACTTCTGCTACACAG GTATATTCAACATCCTCGGGCTGTCGGCCACACAGTGCCCTCTGGGTCTGAGTGAGGAAGGTCTGCCTCTGGGCGTGCAGGTCGTTGCTGGGAAGCTGCAGGACCGTCTGACCCTCGAGGTGGCTCTCTACCTGGAGAAGACGTTCGGAGGCTGGAGGGAACCCGGGGCCAACTAa